TGCCTAGTATACACTATCTGACATATAAAAGTATAGTGTTATCCAGTTCATGCCCAAGCAAAAAAAGGACCATTTCCCATTTCTCAGGGAAACAGTCCTTTCACTTATCTTCAATTATTCTTCGACTTTCACCGGATTGGTCACACTTACCTTATGATCATACCAGACTCCTTTTTTTCCGAGCAGAGCCACATCAAATTCTTTATCCAGTTCAGGAACCGGAATATCAAATCCATAAACTTCTTCTGTTGCACCGTCGCTATAGGTTACCGTATCTGTTGTAGGTTCCAGAAGTTCTGCACCATCTTTCTGTGCATCTTCGGATGTTCCTTCAAACAGGTTGACGATCTTCTTAGAAACCAGGCTGACATGGATCGTCATTTTCCCGTCTTTTACTGTGAGTGTTCCTTTTCCGTCATTCGCTTCATTTACATGAAACATTCCGCTGTCAGTCTTGAACTCTGCTGTGTAGGTTCCGTCTTCAAGCTCACACTCTGTCTGTTCCTCTGTTTCCTCTTCTTTAGCAGAAGAGCTTTCTGCTGTCTTTGCTTTCGTATCTGATGTGTCTGATTTTGCACCACATCCGCTCATCATTCCCACTGCCATTACAGCAGATAATACCAATACTAACAGTTTCTTTTTCATCTTATAAATCCCTCTTTTTTTATTTATTCTGCATCAATTGCAGCCTGTGTATGTGCCACATAAAGCTGCTGGATCGCATCGATCTCACCAAGACCTGCAATCTGTGTATCAATACTGTCAAATACTCCGGATGCTTCAAACTGGCTCTTCCAAGAATCGTCATCATCGCCTGCCATATCGTTGTTTGCATGATCTCCTGCTACAACCATCAGTGGACGAAGGATTACTTTCTTGTATCCTGCATTTTTGAGCTTTTCAATTACTGCTTCACAAGCGGTATCTTCCGGTTCGCCTTCTACGGTTCCGATAAATACATTCTCATAACCAAGCTGTTCCATCTGTGTCTGCATCTGTGAATAGCTGATCTTTGCTGTATGAGAAGTTCCATGTCCCATAAATACAAATGCGGTTCCCTCTTCTTTTGCCGCATCCAGGCTGTCAAATCCAGCTGTCTTTACAGCTTCTGCTGTAATTGCTTCTGCAACAGCTGCTTTATCCTCATTGATCGCTGTTTCATCCGCTCCGACTTCACCGAGAAGTGGTTCTGCAATTTTTACAGATTCAAATTTATCTTTGTAGTTTTCAACTGCTTCTGTCAGTTCATCATACTCGGCACCATGCATCAGATGTGTCGGCTGTACGACCAGGTTCTTAACCCCGTTGTCGACTGCTCTTTCCAGTGCCTGATCCATATTGTCGATTTTCTCATCATCACGGGCCTGTACATGGTTGATGATGATCTGTGCTGTAAATGCTCTTCTTACAGACCAGTCCGGATATGCTGCCTGAAGTGCTTTTTCCACACCACCGATATCCTCTGCACGACTGTCATTAAAAGATGTACCAAAGCTTACAACCAGAATTTCATTTTCTCCGATGTTATCTTCGTTCAGCGGATCATCTTTCGATGCATCGCCTGTATCCCTTCCAAAATAATCCGGATCAGCGTTCTCACCTTCTACCAGTTCTTTCTGTGCATCAGTAAGCTTATCCCAGGCTTCTTTTGCAGCCTTACACTGTTCATCTGTCTTGTCTGTTCTTTCCTGCACATAAATGTCATCGATCAGCTTTGCCACTTTGTCTGCTGCCTCCTGATCGCTGTCTTCGGATGTTTCTTCTGTCTTTGTAGAAGAAGTGTCCTCTGTCTTCTTGCTTCCACATCCAGTCATCATAGACACCGTAAGTGCTGTTGCCAGTAATGCTACTAATACTCGTTTCTTCATCTTGATCCTCCCTGACTTTTTTGTCATACTTTCAGGAATCGGAATGATATTCATTACACTTTACAGCATATTTTTTGTAAACAAAAAAATCCCCCGTATCTAAATTTAACGAGGGCGTACAAAAAAGAAACTGACATTTTGCCCTCGCAAAATCAGTCTGAAGTTTCTATCTTTCGTACTGCCAGTTACTCGTGGCATGAACTTTCCGTTCCTGTACTGCGAAAGGCAGGTCTCCCGACTGATTGCTCAGACGCTTGTGGCTTTCCTTCCCGGTCTCCCAGTGGTATGACAGCCTAAGCTTGCAAATTACGGTGACGAGTTCATACAGGACTTGCACCTGTTTCCCTTTTCACCAATCCAGACATTCCGTCTGATTGACACCTTACGCATCTGTATTTATTTTTCTAAACAAGCCTATTCTAGCACAGGCGTATGAATAGTGTCAAGAAAGGCTTGTCTGCTTCAGCACCGGCATCCGGAAAATCTGCACGATCAGCGGAATCACCATAACAAACCACACAATCGGCTCCGCAATGATAACCCCCGTGTATCCAAGATGTGGAACCAGTGTAAATGCGATCACTATTTTTCCAAGCATCTCAAGTGTACTTGATACGATCGGTGTAATATGGTCATCCAGTCCCTGCATGGCATTTCGCACAATGCAGATTACTGCTGTTACATAATAAAACAATGTATCAAATTTCAGATATCTGGTCGCATTTAAGATCACATTTTCATTATGTGTACCTGTTACCAGATAGACCAGTTTATCTCCAATCGTGTAGCTTGCCACGATCACAAGTGTACACCAGATACAAGTATAGAAAATCGCAAGCCAGATCCCTTTTTTGATCCGGTCGATCTTTCCTGCTCCAAGATTCTGTCCACAGTAGGTCGCCATCGTATTTCCAAATACTGTAAACATGATCATAAACATTTCAGTCAGCTTCCGGGCCGCTGTCTGTGCTACGATATAATCATTTCCAAGTTTATTGATCGCTGTCTGAAGCGTCAGGGAACCGATATTGATCAGAGAACTCATGAATCCCATGGACATTCCCGCACCCAACATATTTTTCACCATAACCGGATTCGGATCTTTGAAATCTTCCCGGCTAAGTCTTAACAGTTCATATCTCTTTACCATATAAATCCAGCACACAACAAAGGCGATTGCCTGTGCCAGTACCGTTGCGATCGCAGCTCCCCGCACTCCGCTTTTCAGCACTACGACAAAAAGCAGATCCCCAACAATATTCAGTGCAACTGAGATTGCCAGGATCACAAGAGGCGTCACCGTATCTCCGAGTGACCGGAGTGCAGCCGCGCAGGCATCATAGAGAAATGTCGCCACAAGCCCTGCAATGATCACAAAAATATAGCTTTTCGCCGTCGCCATCAGATCTGACGGAACATTCAGTATATTTAAGATCGGCTGTAAAAATAACAATCCGAACACCGTAAAAAATATTGCAATTCCTGTACCCATGGTCAGCGACATTGCGAATGATTTCTTCACATTTTTATAATCCTTTGCACCGAATTTCTGTGCAATAATAATCGCGAATCCCCCCGAAAGTCCCTGCAAGAATCCAATGATCAGATTACTTAAGGTTGTGGTCGCGCCGACAGCCGCCAGCGCATCCTCTCCCAGGAAAGTTCCGACAATTCTGGTATCCACAAGACTGTATGTAAGCTGCAGAAGATTTGCGAAAAAGATCGGCAGCGCAAAAGCCAGTATCAGTGTGGATGGTTTTCCTTTTGTTAGATCTTTCATATTTTAAATTTCATCCTGTCTAATTTTTCTTGTCCATCAATCCGAACTGTATCGTAACGCAGGTCGCAATGATCAGTCCAAACATATAGAACGAATATTTCAGTACATTAAGCGGTGATACATCAGCAAGTGCCGTAATCATCAGCATACCACCATCATGTGGCATCAGTGCAATAAATGCGCAGGCAAAGATATCCACCAGACTGGCAAGTCTCTTCGGTGCGATCTTATATTTTTCCCCGATTTCTTTTGCGATCGGACAGGTAACAATGATTGCGATCGTATTATTTACCATAGCTGCGGAAAGGATACCTGACATCAGTCCGATTCCATATTCCGCACCACGTCTGCTCTTGATCTTGCTGCTGATCGCGCCCACCAGCCATTCAACACCGCCATATTCACGTACAAGACCGATAATACCAGATACTAAAATCGCAACGATACTGATACTGAACATATCGCTCATGCCACTTCCAATTGCCTGGATCCATTCAAAAAATCCACAGCTTCCAACACAAAGTCCAATGATACCGGATGCAAGTATTCCTACAAAAAGGACTACTGCAACATTAACTCCCATAAGTGCCGCAATTAGAACAATAAAATAAGGAAGGACTTCGATGATACTATAGCTTCCTGCTTCGATTGCTCCGCTTCCGACTCCGCCAAAAATCGAGTACAGGATCATTGCCACAATTGCCGCTGGAAGAGCAATGAAAAAGTTCATTTTAAATTTGTCTTTCATCTCAGAACCACATCCTTCTGCTGCAGAAATGGTTGTATCTGAAATCATGGAAAGGTTATCTCCAAAATAAGATCCCCCGATCACTGCCGCACCGACTACCGCAACATTTAAATGCGCTCCCTGTGCCACATTGATCGCAATCGGAGCCATCGCTGCAATCGTTCCCATGGATGTTCCGATCGATGTAGAAATAAAGCAGCACATCAAAAATACACCCGGAACCAAAAGTTTCACCGGAATAAAATGCAGACAGAGATTCACAACCGAATCTTTTCCGCCCATTGCCGCTGCTGCTCCCTGGAATCCACCAGCCATCAGGTAGATCAGAACGATCATCATAACTCCTGAATTTCCCATGCTCGTTGTCATAATATTCAGCTTATCCTGTACACCAATGCCACGGTTAAGGAGAAGTGCTACCGCACACCCTGCAAGAAGCGCGACGTGACGCGGGAACTTTCCGAACGGTTCGTCTGCTCCAAGCAGGGTAAATGTAATCCCGCACCCTACATAACATACCAGAAATACGATCAGTGGAAGAAATGCCACTGCCCCCATATTTTTCTTTTGTTTGTCCATCTTTTTTCCCTCTCAATCCTCTTTTTATATTATTTTGCTGCCAGATGCTTATCCAGTGCATCTTTAAGCTGTGTCAGTGCCTGTTCCAGAGTCACACGCGGGCAGGCAACATTGAATCTCTCGAACTGAGCGGTCTCCGGTCCGAAGATGATTCCGGAATCCAGCCACAGTTTTGCCTCTTCAAGCATCAGATGTTCCAGTTCTTCATTACTAAAACCATAACCAGAGAAATCAACCCATACCAGATAGGTTCCTTCCGGCTCTACCATCTTCGCTTTCGGGAAATTCTCTTTCACGAACTTGCTCATATATTTTACATTTTCATAAATATACTGCACCAGTTCATCTACCCACTCAGCACCTTTGGTGTAACATACCTTGACTGCAAGCTGCCCCATCAAACTTCCCTGGCTGTAAGCTGCCTGTGTATTCGCCCACTGGTATTTTTTCCGTAATTCTTCATTTGGAATAATGATATTCGCCGGCTGAAGACCAGCTACATTAAAGGTCTTTCCAGGTGAGCTGTAAAGTGCAAGGATCTCGCGGTATTTTTCATCCAGATTCATGCAGCTTGTGAAGGTATGTCCAGGGAAAATGAAATCACAGTGCATCTCATCTACCATCCAGATTACATTGTATTTCAAACAGACCTGGGCAACTCTTTCTAATTCTTCTCTTGTCCAGACTCTTCCCACCGGATTGTGAGGATTACAGAAAATCAGAGCTTTGACACCTTCTTCCCGAATCATTTTTTCCATCTTTTCAAAGTCGATGGAATAATGGTTATTCTCATAGCGAAGCTGGCAGTTTACCAATCTTCTTCCGTCATTTTTTATTACTTCACTGAATGGATAGTAAACCGGCTGCATAACCATCATAGCATCTCCCTCTTCGGTAAATGCTCTTACGCTGGTTCCAAGTGCATAGACAATCCCGGCACCAAGTGTTACCCACTCCGGTTCGATCGTATATCCATAACGTGTGGAGAACCAATGGTTCATTGCTGCAAAATATTCATCCAGCGGATCCGTATAACCAAAGATTCCATGGTCAATTCTCTTGTGGAATTCATCCAGAATTTCATCCGGAAGACGGAAATCCATGTCTGCCACCCAGAGCGGAAGCAGATCATCTCTTCCCTTTCGTTTCATTCCAAAATCATATTTCAGGCAGTCCGTTCCATGTCTGTCGATTACTTCATCAAAATTGTACTTTCCCATCTTATGCCTTTCTCCTTGTCGCAAAATTCTCTCGTTTTTTATACCTCTTTTTGTTAGACATGTCAATGTTTTTTCTATAGAAGTATAAAATAGAATGTACACTGACCCACTAAAAATAGCTGTGGATTGAACCGACTTCCAATCGTTAGAATTTAGGTCTAACTTTTGGGGCAGGTTTCATCCACAGCCATTTTTCCTTATGATTCTTTTATTTTATCGTATGCAAATATATGCCATATACACTGCATACATTCCAAGCATCGTAGCGCCTTCTCTTCGGTCGATCATTTTTGAAGTCCATGCAAACACCAGAACAACAAGACTCATCGCAATCAGTACAACCGTATCAATGATATTATCGGTAAGAAATTTCACTGGACTGATGGCAGCTGCAACTCCAAGTACCAACAGGATATTGAAAATATTAGAACCGATCACATTTCCAAGTGCCATATCCACTTCATTCTTTCTTGCCGCAACAATCGATGTTACAAGTTCCGGAAGACTGGTTCCCATCGCAACGATGGTAAGTCCGATAAGTGTCTGACTGAGTCCGAATGCGCTTGCAAGTGCTGAAGCACTGTCTACAACAAAATCACCGCCAAACTTGATTGCAATCATGCCACCAACAATAAATAACGCACATTTCCAAAGTGGCAGGATCTGAATTTCTTCGTCTACTAATTCTCCCTCTTCGCGCATCATCTGACTTTCCTTGTGTGCTGCTCTTGCTTTCTTGGCAGAGCCAATCATCCAGATCAGATAAGCTGCAAAAATAAGGAGAAATACACCGCCATCTAAATGTCCTAAAAGCATCCCGACATATCCAAGCACCATCAGCAAGGCCGCACAGATAATTGATAATGGAAACTCTTTTTTCAATGTATCTTTTTTTATCGTAAGAGGTGCAAATAACGCACAGGCTCCACAAACAACCATCAAGTTGAAAATATTCGATCCGACAACATTACTTACCGCAAGTGAGTTATTTCCTGTCAGGGATGCCGTTACACTGACCGCACATTCCGGAAGGCTGGTTCCCATTGCAACGATGGTCATACCGATGATCATCGATGGAACATGAAGCTGCTTCGCAACAGAAGAACTTCCTTCTACAAAATAATCTGCTCCTTTCATCAATAGAGCAAACCCTATAATCAAAATAATGATTGATTTTATAAGTGCCATGACCAAAACCTCTCTTTTAAATACTTCCTACCAAATTGCAACTCCCACTATAAAACAAGAAAGTTGGACTGTCAACTCTAAAGGCAGGGATTCGTGATATTTCACAAATCCCTGCCTTTTACTTGTTCTACCGAATAAAATTTGTCGGAATCTTTGCTTCTTTTTCCGGAAGTCCAAACTGCTCTTTTCCAAGTGCAATACTCTTCATAAGGAAAGTCATATTTCTTGCAAGTGTACGCATCGTCTGCCTTCCTTCCTCATCCTTTTCGGCCTCTCCCGGTGCTGCCCCATGGATGCTGTTCCAGTACTGGCTGGATGCAACCGGCATTCCGGAAATGGTAAAATATTTGTTCAGCTCATCAAATGTCGCAGAACATCCGCCACGTCTTGCACAGGCAACGCTTGCTCCCACTTTCATCGTTTTATCAAAATGACTGCTGTAGAACAGTCTGTCAAGACAGGCGATCAGAGTTGCATTTGCAGACGCATAGTACACCGGACTTGCGATTACAAGACCATCTGCTGCCTCAAATTTGGTTGCCATCTCATTCACCACATCATCAAAAACACATTTGCCTTTTTCGTAGCAGGAACCACAGGCAATACAGCCACGGACTGCCTGGTTTCCGATTACAATATTTTCTACTTCTATACCATTTTCTTTGAAAACATTTTCCATCTCGCGAAGTGCAATGGCTGTGTTACCATTTGCTTTCGGGCTTCCGTTGAGCATAAGTACTTTTAAATTTTCTTTCATGATAAAATCTTCCTTTCTGGTAATCATACCATCTTGTTTTACTATGATTTTATTTTCCTCTTTTTTTCTTTTCTCTGCAAGATGGAAATGATGATATATTTTTTAGCACACAAAAAAGCAGCAGATTTCTCTGCTGCCCTTCTTATAAAGTGGAGAATACGAGATTCGAACTCGTGACCTCCTGCTTGCAAGGCAGGCGCTCTCCCAACTGAGCTAATCCCCCATATGACGTTTGCGACTTAATTAAAATATCACAAACGTCCCTCTTTGTCAACTGTATCTGCTGATTTTATAACAGCTGTATCATTTCTACAGCTGTGTTTATTTTGCTCAAATATTCTCTACTATTTCTTTTCCGTATTTTTATACGCCGTCTCATAGAACACTTCCTGTGAATCCAGCTTTTCTTCATTGATATCACGATCTACATAATCGCCGTCTGCAGTCAGTTCTTTTCCTTTTTCATCATCCTTCATCATGGTGTCAAACATCCAGTCCAGTCTTTCACGCAACGTATCATCCAGAACCGGAGCTGCAACCTCCACACGTCGGAGCGTATTTCTCGTCATATAATCAGCCGATGCAATATACACTTTTTCTCTGTCCGGCGTTCCGAAACGATAAATACGGGAATGCTCCAGAAATCTTCCGACAATGCTGATTACTTTAATATTTTCTGTGTATCCTTTGATACCAGGAATCATACAGCAGATTCCACGGACGATCATTTCAATCTTCACACCTACCTGTGATGCTTCCACAAGTTTCTCAATGATCACTTTATCAGTCAGTGAATTGATCTTGATTCCGACATACGCATCTTTCCCGTTCTTTGCGTGACGTATTTCCTCATCGATCATATCGAGTACTTTATTCTGAAGACATTTCGGTGCAACCAGCAGGATGCGTGTTTCCTCTATCGTCTCACCTCGCATCAGGCAGGCAAATACTTCCGCCGCCTCTTTTCCGATTTCCTGCTTTGCTGTGATCAGTGACAGGTCTGTATATAAAGTAGAAGTCTTTTCATTATAGTTACCGGTTCCGATCTGAGTAATATATTCCAGACCTTTCTCTGTCTTTCTGGTGATCAGGCAAAGTTTTGAATGTACCTTGAATCCATTCAGTCCATAAATTACACGGCATCCGGCTTCTTCCAGCTTTCTAGAGTATTCAATATTACTTTCCTCATCAAATCTTGCTCGAAGTTCTACAAGTACCACAACTTCTTTTCCATTTTCCGCTGCCTCAACCAAAGCATCTACGATCTGACTTCGAACTGCCAGACGGTACAAGGTCATCTTGATGGACACTACAGAATCGTCTCTTGCCGCTTCATAAAGCAGGTTGGTAAATGATTTAATATTTTCAAATGGATAAGATAACAGAACATCTTTCTGCTCAATCTGTGCGATCAGACTTTCTTTTTCTTTCAACTGCGGTGTCATTCGCGGACTTCTCTTCTGATAGAACAGCTTTTCCTTTTCTGCTCCTTGCATTCTCAGATAATTCTGGATTGCAAATACAAATGATAAATCAAGTGGTACTCTCGACATAAATACGTGGTTTTTATCCATATGGATATATTTACAGATCTCTGCGATCAGCTTTTTGTTGATCTTTCTGGAGAATTCCATGCGGACAGGATTCATACGTTTTCTCTGCTTTACCAGATTTTCCATGGCGTCTCTGTAATCCATATCTTCATCATAAATGGTTTCTGTATCAATATCCGCATTTCTCGTAATTCTCAGGAGAGATTTTTCTTTGATTTCATATTTTTTAAATAATTTCGGCAGAAAATGAAGGATCAGTTCTTCCGAAAGCATAAAGGTTCCCGGTCTGGTCGGGATATCGATCAGACGCTTAAACACATTATTGCTACACGGAATGATCGCAGTTTTTGTCTTTCCACCCTTCGTTGCAAGCAGTGCAACCGCATAGATCTCTTTATTCTGTAAGAATGGAAACGGCTGCTGTTTGCTGATGATATTCGCAGACAGATATGGTGCAATTTCATTATCAAAGTAAGTTTCCAGTAATTCCCCTTCTTTTCCTGAAAGCTTGTTGAAATTGATAATCCGGATTCCCTGCGGCTCTAGTTCTCCCATTAACTGCTCGTAAATAACTGCTTTCTTTATATCAAGCTCTCTTGTTGCATCAATGATCGCTTTTACCTGCTCTTTGCTGGTCATATTGGTTTTATTCTCACGGACTACTTCCGATGATTCCATCTGATCCATCAGTGTACCTACCCGCACCATATAAAATTCATCCAGATTAGATTGATAAATAGACGCAAAAGTAAGTCGTTCTGCTAAAGGTACTCTCGGATTCCCTGCTTCATTTAATACTCTCTCATTAAATTTTAACCATGACAGTTCCCTGTTCATCATATATGGTTCTGGTTTTAACTGCTTCTTTTTCATTTGTCTACTTATCTCCTTTTGCTAATTTGAATATTTTATAGCTACGCTTAAGAATTAATTATACATCTGAATACGCTTTCATATCTACCTTCTTAAAGAACTGTTTTTGTAAAATTCATGTAAAATGATGCTTATACCAACTGACTTCCATATAATTCCCGGTCGGTAATCTTTGGTCATCTTCATTTCAATACTTTGCGATATCCCAAATATCCTGAAATCACACCGAACAGAATTCCTCCAAGAACATCTGTCGGATAGTGTACATACAGATATAACCTCGATATTGCGATCAGACATGCCAGCACAAGCGCAAATTTCCAAAGCTTCTTTTCACCTGCTAGGTACAAAGCTGTTACCGAAGCAAACGAAGCTGCCGTATGTCCGGACGGAAAAGAATAATCATGAAGCTTTGCTACCAGAAGGTGTACACCTGTATTCACATCATATGGTCTTGTCCGTGCTACAAGATTTTTCAAAACAATATTGCAAAGTAATACATCTACTACTAAAGCAGCCACCATAACCGCACCGCTTTTTCTCGTTTTAGGAATCAGAAGCAATACTATGCTCAACACAATCCATATAATTCCTGCATCCCCAAGTCTTGTGATAAATACCATGATTTTATCCAGAAAAGGCGTATGCAACGTCTGGATCCAATCCAAAATATTTAATTCAATGTTCATAAATTTCCTCCTGCTTTCTTCATCAGTATTTTTACTTTTCTATAGAATAACATAGATTACAGTTTATATGAATTTTTAGAATTACAAATTTTTTACAAACAATCTTTTGAAAAATGACGGTTACACAGGGCGTAACTTCAACCGTCCCGGATTTCAGGCAATGCTTGCAGAAGCCGAAGCCGGGAAAATCGGCACAATTATCGTCAAGGATATGAGCCGTTTCTGCAGAAACTATCTTGAGGTCGGCTTTTATACCGAGATTCTGTTCCCCAAGAAGCAGATACGCTTTATTGGCAAGAAGCGGTGGAAAAAGCCGACACCGTAACGGCGAAACTGAAAGACGATTCCAAACTTTCCTAGACCGGCGATACAAGCAACCTTGCACTGTGGATTGCCCTGTTGTTCATCAGCGGCGGTGCAGCCATTGGCACAACGGTTGTAAGCAGGAAGAAAAAATACAATAGATAATTGAATAGCGTTCCCTTGCTCCATCTTCCGAGCAAGACAAAAGCGTCGTAGCAATACGGCGCTTTTTTGTTACCCGGAAGTGACAAACAGCGGCTTTTGAATGGTTAGCGGTAAAGGATACCGCCGTCAAAACAAAGCCGCTCATATCGAAAGAAAACGCCCAAAATCGTTCCGGAACTATACAGCGGGAAACGGTTTTGAGCGTTTCTGTGTTTCGGGAACAAATCGGCAATTAGGCAGCGAAAAGGAGGTGCTCGCTATGCCCCGTATGCCGAAATACCTCAAGAGAGAATGGGCATTCTTTCTTGATGAGCGTGGCAGGAAGAAATATAGTAAGTGAATTTTGATGCCAAAAAAGAAACTCAATCTATTTGCCAGTAAATGCAATTATCACCGCCTCATAAGGACGCAATATATTTCCTTCTCTGTCGTCCTCATAATTCCGGATCCAGACTTCCCCGGCTTTCCACTCATCAAGCAATGGGCAGCTAACTTCCTCATCCGTAAAGTTTGTACATACCAGCATCTTTGTATGCTCATCTGTTCTCGTATAGGCGAAAATTCTCTCATCTTCCGGCAGAAGAAGTTCAAATTTTCCATTCACGAATACTGGATTTTCTTTTCTTAAACGAATCAGCTTCTGATAATAGTAAAATACCGAATTTTCATCTTCCAGTGCCTCTTTGGCATTGATTCTGGTATAATTTGGATTCACGGCAAACCATGGTTCTCCTGTTGTGAATCCTCCGTTCTCATCCCCGCTCCACTGCATCGGAGTACGGGCATTATCACGGCTTCTTGCGTAGATAGACTGCATGATTTCTTCTGGCTGATATCCTTTTTCCAGACGCTCTTTGTACATATTCAATGTCTCAATATCTTCATATTCCTCAATGCTGTCAAACTGCACATTCGTCATGCCCAGCTCTTCTCCCTGGTAAATGTAAGGAGTTCCCTGCATTCCATGAAGCATTGTCGCCAGCATTGTTGCCGACTCTTTTCTGTATTTTCCGTCATTTCCCCAACGCGACACGATTCTAGGAAGATCATGGTTATTCATGAACAGACTGTTCCATCCTGTCTGATATAAAGTATTCTGCCACTTTGCAAGGCATTTTTTCAGCTTAACCAGATTCAATGGAATCGTATCCCATTTTTCTTTTCCTTCTTCCTGATCAAGCATAATGTGCTCAAACTGAAAAACCATAGAAAATTCACTGCCATCTGGATTACTATATTTCTTTGCAATTTCCGGTGTTGCTCCCCAGGCTTCTCCAACAGTGATCATATCCCCCTTCTGAAATGTTTCTCTGCTTAGTTCACGCAGAAATTCATGCAGCTTTGGTCCATTATTTGTGATCTTAAGATCTGGCTCTTTTGCAATCTGATCGATTACATCCAGACGAAATCCGCCTGCTCCTTTTTCCATCCACCAGAGAATCATATCATAGAGCTCTCTTCTCACTTTCGGATTCTCCCAGTTCAGATCTGGCTGTTTCACTGAAAACTGATGAAAATAATACTGTCCCAGTTCTGGAACCCACTCCCATGCCGGTCCTCCGAACGCAGAATTCATATCATTTGGGTAAATACCTTCTTCTCCGTCACGCCACACATAATAATCATGATACGGATTGTCTTTGCTTTTCTTTGCCTCCAAAAACCATCTGTGTTCATCTGAAGTATGATTCAGCACAAGATCCATCATAATTCGGATTCCGCGTTTCTTTGCCTCCGCAAATAACTGTTCCATATCTTCCATTGTTCCGAACATCGGCTCAATATCCTGATAA
The sequence above is drawn from the Coprococcus comes ATCC 27758 genome and encodes:
- a CDS encoding sirohydrochlorin cobaltochelatase, which translates into the protein MKKRVLVALLATALTVSMMTGCGSKKTEDTSSTKTEETSEDSDQEAADKVAKLIDDIYVQERTDKTDEQCKAAKEAWDKLTDAQKELVEGENADPDYFGRDTGDASKDDPLNEDNIGENEILVVSFGTSFNDSRAEDIGGVEKALQAAYPDWSVRRAFTAQIIINHVQARDDEKIDNMDQALERAVDNGVKNLVVQPTHLMHGAEYDELTEAVENYKDKFESVKIAEPLLGEVGADETAINEDKAAVAEAITAEAVKTAGFDSLDAAKEEGTAFVFMGHGTSHTAKISYSQMQTQMEQLGYENVFIGTVEGEPEDTACEAVIEKLKNAGYKKVILRPLMVVAGDHANNDMAGDDDDSWKSQFEASGVFDSIDTQIAGLGEIDAIQQLYVAHTQAAIDAE
- a CDS encoding calcium/sodium antiporter; protein product: MALIKSIIILIIGFALLMKGADYFVEGSSSVAKQLHVPSMIIGMTIVAMGTSLPECAVSVTASLTGNNSLAVSNVVGSNIFNLMVVCGACALFAPLTIKKDTLKKEFPLSIICAALLMVLGYVGMLLGHLDGGVFLLIFAAYLIWMIGSAKKARAAHKESQMMREEGELVDEEIQILPLWKCALFIVGGMIAIKFGGDFVVDSASALASAFGLSQTLIGLTIVAMGTSLPELVTSIVAARKNEVDMALGNVIGSNIFNILLVLGVAAAISPVKFLTDNIIDTVVLIAMSLVVLVFAWTSKMIDRREGATMLGMYAVYMAYICIR
- a CDS encoding MalY/PatB family protein → MGKYNFDEVIDRHGTDCLKYDFGMKRKGRDDLLPLWVADMDFRLPDEILDEFHKRIDHGIFGYTDPLDEYFAAMNHWFSTRYGYTIEPEWVTLGAGIVYALGTSVRAFTEEGDAMMVMQPVYYPFSEVIKNDGRRLVNCQLRYENNHYSIDFEKMEKMIREEGVKALIFCNPHNPVGRVWTREELERVAQVCLKYNVIWMVDEMHCDFIFPGHTFTSCMNLDEKYREILALYSSPGKTFNVAGLQPANIIIPNEELRKKYQWANTQAAYSQGSLMGQLAVKVCYTKGAEWVDELVQYIYENVKYMSKFVKENFPKAKMVEPEGTYLVWVDFSGYGFSNEELEHLMLEEAKLWLDSGIIFGPETAQFERFNVACPRVTLEQALTQLKDALDKHLAAK
- a CDS encoding flavodoxin family protein; translated protein: MKENLKVLMLNGSPKANGNTAIALREMENVFKENGIEVENIVIGNQAVRGCIACGSCYEKGKCVFDDVVNEMATKFEAADGLVIASPVYYASANATLIACLDRLFYSSHFDKTMKVGASVACARRGGCSATFDELNKYFTISGMPVASSQYWNSIHGAAPGEAEKDEEGRQTMRTLARNMTFLMKSIALGKEQFGLPEKEAKIPTNFIR
- a CDS encoding MATE family efflux transporter, yielding MKDLTKGKPSTLILAFALPIFFANLLQLTYSLVDTRIVGTFLGEDALAAVGATTTLSNLIIGFLQGLSGGFAIIIAQKFGAKDYKNVKKSFAMSLTMGTGIAIFFTVFGLLFLQPILNILNVPSDLMATAKSYIFVIIAGLVATFLYDACAAALRSLGDTVTPLVILAISVALNIVGDLLFVVVLKSGVRGAAIATVLAQAIAFVVCWIYMVKRYELLRLSREDFKDPNPVMVKNMLGAGMSMGFMSSLINIGSLTLQTAINKLGNDYIVAQTAARKLTEMFMIMFTVFGNTMATYCGQNLGAGKIDRIKKGIWLAIFYTCIWCTLVIVASYTIGDKLVYLVTGTHNENVILNATRYLKFDTLFYYVTAVICIVRNAMQGLDDHITPIVSSTLEMLGKIVIAFTLVPHLGYTGVIIAEPIVWFVMVIPLIVQIFRMPVLKQTSLS
- a CDS encoding Na+/H+ antiporter NhaC family protein — translated: MDKQKKNMGAVAFLPLIVFLVCYVGCGITFTLLGADEPFGKFPRHVALLAGCAVALLLNRGIGVQDKLNIMTTSMGNSGVMMIVLIYLMAGGFQGAAAAMGGKDSVVNLCLHFIPVKLLVPGVFLMCCFISTSIGTSMGTIAAMAPIAINVAQGAHLNVAVVGAAVIGGSYFGDNLSMISDTTISAAEGCGSEMKDKFKMNFFIALPAAIVAMILYSIFGGVGSGAIEAGSYSIIEVLPYFIVLIAALMGVNVAVVLFVGILASGIIGLCVGSCGFFEWIQAIGSGMSDMFSISIVAILVSGIIGLVREYGGVEWLVGAISSKIKSRRGAEYGIGLMSGILSAAMVNNTIAIIVTCPIAKEIGEKYKIAPKRLASLVDIFACAFIALMPHDGGMLMITALADVSPLNVLKYSFYMFGLIIATCVTIQFGLMDKKN